A DNA window from Geoalkalibacter sp. contains the following coding sequences:
- a CDS encoding sugar phosphate isomerase/epimerase family protein, translating to MPMDARLHLSLPYRMLDEQGDFFLARRLQPEVAFKGPDLDEADLDAVLERWSGAFRAAGLAVTVHAPFMDLNPGALEPLVRQVTALRLNQALDAAQRLGARRLVVHPGYDRWRYGGNEDLWVEQSLEFWPALIRRAAEAGVVLAMENVFEDVPDNLEKLLAALASPWFGHCFDVGHWHLFCRRRISLADWFERLGKHLVHLHVHDNLGEGDDHLPIGEGLIGFDEFFALVARHAPQATLTLEAHEAHSLSRALLAVRPYLTGG from the coding sequence GGATGCTCGACGAGCAGGGAGATTTCTTTCTCGCTCGCCGTCTGCAGCCCGAAGTCGCCTTCAAGGGGCCGGATCTCGACGAAGCGGATCTGGACGCGGTGCTGGAGCGCTGGAGCGGCGCCTTTCGCGCCGCCGGCCTGGCCGTCACGGTCCATGCGCCCTTCATGGATCTCAACCCCGGCGCCCTTGAGCCGCTGGTGCGCCAGGTCACCGCCCTGCGTCTCAACCAGGCCCTGGACGCGGCGCAACGACTTGGCGCCCGGCGCCTGGTGGTGCACCCCGGCTATGATCGCTGGCGCTATGGCGGAAACGAGGATCTCTGGGTCGAGCAGAGCCTGGAGTTCTGGCCGGCGCTGATCCGGCGCGCCGCTGAGGCGGGGGTGGTGCTGGCGATGGAAAATGTCTTCGAGGATGTTCCGGACAATCTGGAAAAGCTCTTGGCGGCCCTTGCCTCACCCTGGTTCGGGCACTGCTTCGATGTCGGCCACTGGCATCTGTTCTGTCGCCGCCGTATTTCCCTGGCGGACTGGTTTGAGCGCCTCGGCAAGCACCTGGTGCATTTGCATGTGCACGACAATCTGGGCGAGGGGGATGATCATCTGCCCATCGGCGAGGGGCTGATTGGCTTTGACGAATTTTTCGCCCTGGTCGCGCGCCATGCGCCGCAGGCGACCCTCACCCTGGAGGCCCATGAAGCGCACAGCCTCTCACGTGCCCTCCTCGCCGTGCGTCCCTATCTCACCGGCGGCTGA